The Penaeus vannamei isolate JL-2024 chromosome 39, ASM4276789v1, whole genome shotgun sequence genome window below encodes:
- the LOC113826801 gene encoding small ribosomal subunit protein uS8A yields the protein MVRVNALADALRSINNAEKRGKRQVLIRPCSKVVVKFLTVMMRHGYIGEFEIVDDHRAGKIVVNLTGRLIKCGVISPRFDVTINSIEKWTNNLLPSRQFGYIVLTTSGGVMDHEEAKRKHLGGKILGFFF from the exons ATGGTGCGAGTGAATGCCCTTGCAGATGCTCTCAGAAGCATAAACAATGCTGAGAAGCGAGGAAAGAGACAGGTTCTCATCAGACCCTGCTCAAAGGTCGTAGTCAAATTTCTGACGGTGATGATGAGGCATG GTTACATTGGAGAATTTGAGATTGTTGATGACCATAGGGCTGGCAAGATTGTAGTAAACCTCACTGGTCGTCTCATTAAGTGTGGTGTCATCTCTCCACGTTTTGATGTAACCATCAATTCCATTGAGAAGTGGACTAACAATTTGCTTCCATCTCGTCAGTTTGG ctACATTGTCTTGACAACTTCTGGTGGAGTTATGGATCACGAAGAAGCCAAGAGGAAGCATCTTGGAGGAAAGATCCTGGGATTCTTCTTCTAA
- the mRpL21 gene encoding large ribosomal subunit protein bL21m, translating into MSAAVFLRALRPTQIASSGLLGNRKIIGHAVGRAPLLSAVSGLRTPSFTPPVVQQSVKQELVKDCKQEQDLFTDNVISKVNNQIVKGSHGRLFAVVYIHGHQHLVTQEDLLIVQGVFPPSIGDVIRLEKVLCVGGQDFTLFGRPLLRKDLVNVEATVVEKTLSHCRIYFYNRRRKNSRKTKFNRETHTLLRINRVEIMQKIDEVPEVEGVDGRIF; encoded by the exons ATGTCGGCTGCCGTGTTTTTGAGGGCGCTAAGGCCAACTCAAATAGCATCCAGCGGTTTACTTGGGAACA GAAAAATCATTGGCCATGCTGTAGGAAGAGCACCTCTGCTCTCAGCAGTCAGTGGCCTCAGAACACCATCTTTCACCCCTCCAGTTGTGCAACAGAGTGTCAAGCAAGAACTTGTTAAAGACTGCAAACAAGAACAAGATCTTTTTACTGATA ATGTGATAAGTAAGGTCAATAACCAGATTGTCAAAGGAAGTCATGGGAGATTATTTGCGGTTGTATATATCCACGGCCATCAGCATTTGGTAACACAAGAGGATTTACTTATTGTGCAGGGTGTTTTCCCGCCTTCCATTGGAGACGTCATCAGATTAGAAAAG gttttgtgtgtgggtggacaAGACTTTACCTTATTTGGGCGGCCATTGCTTAGGAAGGACCTGGTTAATGTGGAGGCAACTGTTGTAGAAAAAACCTTGTCTCATTGTcgaatttatttttataataggAGGCGCAAGAACTCAAGGAAGACGAAGT ttAACAGGGAAACACACACCCTCTTGAGGATCAACCGTGTTGAAATCATGCAGAAGATTGATGAGGTACCAGAAGTGGAAGGTGTTGATGGAAGAATATTTTAG